In one Dreissena polymorpha isolate Duluth1 chromosome 7, UMN_Dpol_1.0, whole genome shotgun sequence genomic region, the following are encoded:
- the LOC127839237 gene encoding glycoprotein-N-acetylgalactosamine 3-beta-galactosyltransferase 1-like, with the protein MQSATKNLSKYAIISFLLIFIVVMGVYFIYSNRVPTPSLAIGIDVGIQHKHAPVDDIPLTHDDIYVDDTVARKLFDEVRVFCWILTTKSGIFSKAAGINATWAPRCNKHVFFASASGEEDIFTTLPSGATPMPKVEINLNGLERKEYKTANGATFTTISMGTDIMFIDTPEGYDNLTEKSREILQLLYLQEMEHFDWFLKADDDTYVIMENMRFLLKGLNPETPAYLGYQLEPTWFDSPYMSGGAGYVFSRAGLKRLVEKGFQKKGACQEKGSSEDLEVGRCAMKAGVNIHSSLDRFERESFHPDNINDYIPGPPPQWLYYYSRNKPKGGSECCSQLSVTWHRMETRDMLVFDHLLYKTHVYGRNMAASYKNFYSYNKVKKLPNGVPTLKNE; encoded by the exons ATGCAGAGCGCTACCAAGAACCTTTCGAAATACGCAATCATCTCGTTCCTACTCATATTCATCGTCGTTATGGGGGTTTACTTCATTTACTCCAACAGAG TTCCAACACCGTCTTTGGCCATCGGCATTGATGTCGGGATCCAGCATAAACATGCTCCTGTGGACGACATACCTCTCACTCATGACGATA TTTACGTCGACGACACGGTGGCCCGGAAGTTATTCGATGAGGTGCGAGTGTTCTGTTGGATCCTTACAACAAAGTCCGGCATCTTTAGCAAGGCGGCCGGCATCAATGCCACGTGGGCACCTCGCTGCAACAAGCACGTGTTCTTCGCTTCCGCATCCGGTGAGGAAGACATTTTTACGACGTTGCCGTCCGGAGCGACACCTATGCCGAAGGTTGAAATCAATTTAAACGGTTTAGAACGGAAGGAGTATAAAACGGCAAACGGGGCGACTTTTACAACGATTTCTATGGGGACTGATATTATGTTTATCGATACGCCGGAAGGATACGACAATCTTACCGAGAAATCTCGCGAGATTTTACAGTTGCTGTATTTGCAGGAAATGGAGCATTTTGATTGGTTCTTAAAGGCCGATGATGACACCTACGTCATCATGGAGAATATGCGTTTCCTGTTGAAAGGGCTGAATCCGGAAACACCTGCGTATCTGG GTTACCAGCTGGAGCCCACATGGTTCGACTCGCCCTACATGAGCGGCGGGGCAGGATATGTGTTCAGCCGTGCCGGGCTCAAGCGCCTCGTCGAAAAGGGATTCCAG AAAAAGGGCGCTTGTCAGGAAAAGGGGAGCTCCGAGGATTTAGAGGTCGGCAGATGCGCAATGAAAGCCGGTGTCAATATACATAGCTCGCTCGACAGATTCGAACGGGAAAGTTTCCATCCGGATAATATAAACGACTACATTCCTGGGCCGCCACCGCAGTGGCTTTATTATTATTCTAGGAATAAACCAAAAGGG GGTTCCGAGTGCTGCAGTCAACTCAGTGTCACGTGGCACAGGATGGAGACTCGTGACATGCTTGTGTTTGACCACCTGCTCTACAAGACGCACGTGTACGGGCGCAACATGGCGGCCTCCTACAAGAACTTCTACTCGTACAACAAAGTCAAGAAATTACCGAACGGAGTTCCCACCTTGAAAAACGAGTAG
- the LOC127839239 gene encoding N-lysine methyltransferase KMT5A-like translates to MFQEGDFLLEYKGDLITKYRVARQVEKDYEEENRGCFMYFFKYNSKSLCIDATQDIFSAGRMVNDAIKGDIRNNAEMKIVLVHGKPHLCLFATKDISVNEELRFDYGVPNLPWRKAGEDLFNHEGNAVTNVKSQKDTTRLSDEDVAHEVRNGVRHFESQAEIFADEDVVYKDGNSLRTVDSQKDTLADQDMIHELENDARLVEQSQAEVELQTVKTQMRT, encoded by the exons ATGTTTCAAGAAGGAGATTTCCTTTTGGAATATAAAGGTGACTTGATTACAAAGTACAGAGTTGCCAGACAAGTAGAAAAAGATTATGAGGAGGAAAACAGAGGgtgctttatgtatttttttaaatacaacagCAAAAGTCTGTG CATCGATGCAACGCAGGACATATTTTCTGCCGGCCGTATGGTAAACGATGCAATAAAGGGAGATATAAGAAACAATGCAGAGATGAAAATAGTTCTTGTACATGGAAAACCCCATCTATGCCTGTTTGCCACCAAAGACATTTCAGTAAATGAGGAGCTGCGGTTCGATTACGGAGTGCCAAATTTGCCATGGAGAAAG GCTGGTGAAGATCTTTTCAATCATGAGGGAAATGCCGTAACAAATGTGAAGTCACAGAAAGATACTACTCGTTTG TCTGATGAAGACGTGGCCCATGAAGTTAGAAATGGCGTCAGACATTTTGAGTCCCAAGCCGAAATTTTT GCTGATGAAGATGTAGTCTACAAAGATGGAAATAGTCTGAGAACTGTGGATTCACAGAAAGATACCTTG GCTGATCAAGACATGATCCACGAATTAGAAAATGACGCCAGACTTGTGGAACAGTCCCAAGCCGAAGTTGAA